A region from the Leptospira venezuelensis genome encodes:
- a CDS encoding NUDIX hydrolase codes for MRLELDKLKKELPLLPEGEPNLPEDVAHSSVVMPVFQKNGQDGFLLQKRNPNLASHPGQISFPGGVKDPEDKDLLVTALREWEEEMGAPDKELSVIGNYRGQLTHTGFHITPFLARYSGDFRFEFNPEEVERIIILELDRLWEAPFYSIKGRRKPDSPLLEVFYFDIEEGLLWGATARIIVDFLREHAGFDRSPILRTPNLSSAPFLDVKKSE; via the coding sequence ATTAGATTAGAATTAGATAAACTAAAAAAGGAACTTCCCCTTCTGCCAGAAGGAGAACCAAATTTACCGGAAGATGTAGCACATTCTTCCGTAGTTATGCCTGTGTTCCAAAAGAACGGACAAGATGGATTTCTTCTTCAAAAAAGAAATCCAAACCTTGCTTCTCATCCAGGACAGATCTCTTTTCCAGGTGGAGTGAAAGATCCAGAAGATAAGGATCTTTTAGTTACCGCTCTTAGAGAATGGGAAGAAGAGATGGGAGCCCCCGACAAAGAATTATCCGTGATTGGAAATTATAGAGGGCAACTTACTCATACTGGATTTCACATCACTCCATTCTTAGCTCGATACTCCGGAGACTTTAGATTTGAATTCAATCCGGAAGAAGTAGAACGAATCATCATACTGGAGCTAGACAGACTTTGGGAGGCTCCTTTTTACAGTATCAAGGGAAGAAGGAAACCTGACTCACCTTTATTAGAAGTATTTTACTTTGATATTGAGGAAGGGCTTTTATGGGGAGCCACTGCAAGGATCATTGTGGACTTCTTAAGAGAACATGCAGGCTTTGATCGTTCTCCCATTTTAAGAACTCCTAACCTAAGTTCTGCGCCCTTCTTGGACGTGAAAAAGTCAGAATAG
- a CDS encoding HAMP domain-containing sensor histidine kinase, whose protein sequence is MRRSLFSKLLLSNWLLLVFLMAVAGIVLFLEDLINPDLKILLFSAYILLAMFGTFYMSFSIARSVTQTLNQIEMKTGEINAGDFGSELSLPEIQELADLAVSINLMSGRLKHQFVDLTIEKEKFDSVLQNLKEGVFSVDLQGSIVFQNKSIPSSLIEPNSGSRKVEDAVKDPRLLDFIKKNLSGKGEPKTELDLSQNFYAIKMYPLRTNGNLLMFIGVIRNITEEKQSYLIREQFVQNASHELKTPITSIKGYTETLLGRLKLLEESHEKRFLDAISRNTDRMVRIVEDMLTITRIENQSAIAQPEEFTLKSLVENLSFTVDGVISPKGQKLVVDMPTPLTISADWVLLEHMLLNLISNASSYSPDDKTITLKITKVEPDSVNFQVMDQGIGIKDEDKERIFERFFRVDKNRSRKEGGTGLGLSIVKHIVRLHHGSVKVFDNPEGGTIFSVTLPLVYSEISEV, encoded by the coding sequence ATGAGGCGTAGCTTATTTTCTAAACTACTCTTAAGTAACTGGCTTCTACTCGTTTTCCTTATGGCTGTCGCGGGGATCGTCCTCTTTTTAGAGGACTTGATCAACCCTGACCTGAAAATACTTTTATTCTCCGCATATATCTTATTAGCAATGTTTGGGACTTTTTATATGTCCTTCTCCATTGCCAGAAGTGTAACACAAACACTAAATCAAATCGAAATGAAAACAGGAGAGATTAACGCGGGCGATTTCGGTTCCGAGTTGAGTCTTCCTGAAATCCAAGAGTTAGCCGATCTTGCTGTCTCCATCAATCTGATGTCCGGACGTCTGAAACACCAATTCGTGGATCTTACTATCGAAAAAGAAAAATTCGATTCCGTATTACAGAACTTGAAGGAAGGAGTTTTTTCGGTGGATTTACAAGGCTCCATCGTATTCCAAAATAAAAGTATACCTTCTTCCTTGATCGAACCAAATTCAGGTTCCCGAAAAGTAGAGGATGCAGTGAAAGACCCGAGACTCCTAGACTTTATCAAAAAGAATCTTTCTGGAAAAGGCGAACCTAAAACAGAACTGGATCTAAGTCAAAATTTTTACGCAATCAAAATGTATCCTCTTAGAACGAACGGAAATCTATTGATGTTCATCGGAGTGATCCGAAACATCACTGAAGAAAAACAATCTTATCTAATAAGAGAACAGTTCGTTCAAAACGCTTCTCACGAATTAAAAACACCGATCACTTCTATCAAAGGTTATACAGAAACATTACTCGGCCGTTTGAAACTTTTGGAAGAAAGTCATGAAAAAAGATTTTTAGACGCGATCTCCAGAAACACAGACAGAATGGTCCGGATCGTAGAAGACATGCTTACGATCACTAGAATTGAAAACCAATCTGCAATTGCTCAGCCAGAGGAATTTACATTAAAGTCTTTGGTGGAAAACCTTTCTTTCACTGTGGATGGAGTTATTTCTCCGAAGGGACAAAAGTTAGTCGTAGACATGCCTACGCCTCTAACTATCTCCGCGGACTGGGTTCTTTTGGAGCATATGCTCTTAAACTTGATATCAAATGCTTCTTCTTACTCTCCTGACGATAAAACAATCACTTTGAAAATCACAAAGGTGGAACCTGACTCAGTGAATTTTCAGGTAATGGACCAAGGAATCGGCATCAAGGATGAGGATAAAGAAAGGATTTTTGAAAGATTCTTCCGAGTGGATAAGAACAGATCCAGAAAAGAAGGCGGAACAGGTCTCGGACTTTCAATCGTGAAACATATTGTTAGATTACATCACGGTTCTGTCAAAGTTTTCGATAATCCGGAAGGTGGGACTATCTTCTCCGTAACCCTACCGTTAGTGTATTCTGAGATCTCAGAAGTTTGA
- a CDS encoding response regulator: MKNASGSPGQKILVVDDEEDIAELIKFHLEENGYQVDTCQNGLEVLPRIEKNLPDLVVLDLMLPGIGGMDLCKRIKEKYSLPIIMVTAKSGETDAVLGLELGADDYVRKPFSTRELIARVRSVLRRSGEGEDEQDQEGNITVGKIFLNPKAHKVFINNEEIDLTLIEYKILYLFMTNTGVAFTRDKLLDKVWGKDIYVTDRAVDVNIKRLRDKLGEEKERLETIRGIGYRFNEA; encoded by the coding sequence ATGAAAAATGCTTCCGGCAGCCCAGGCCAAAAAATCCTCGTAGTAGATGACGAAGAGGATATTGCAGAACTGATCAAATTTCATTTAGAAGAGAACGGCTACCAAGTAGACACCTGCCAAAACGGTTTAGAGGTGCTTCCAAGGATCGAAAAAAATCTTCCCGACTTAGTAGTGTTAGATCTAATGCTTCCAGGTATTGGTGGAATGGATCTTTGCAAAAGGATCAAAGAAAAATATTCTCTTCCAATCATCATGGTTACCGCAAAGTCCGGAGAGACCGACGCTGTCTTAGGACTGGAGCTCGGTGCGGATGATTATGTTAGAAAACCATTCTCCACAAGAGAACTTATCGCAAGAGTTCGTTCCGTATTGAGAAGATCGGGAGAAGGAGAAGATGAGCAAGACCAAGAGGGAAATATCACGGTCGGCAAAATTTTCCTAAATCCAAAAGCTCATAAAGTTTTCATTAATAACGAAGAAATCGACCTTACATTGATCGAATACAAGATCCTTTATCTGTTTATGACCAATACAGGTGTTGCTTTTACTAGAGACAAACTTTTAGATAAGGTTTGGGGCAAAGATATTTACGTGACGGATCGAGCTGTAGATGTTAATATTAAAAGACTCCGGGATAAACTAGGAGAAGAGAAGGAGAGGTTGGAAACCATCCGCGGGATCGGTTACAGATTCAATGAGGCGTAG
- a CDS encoding LIMLP_16695 family PerRB-regulated protein, whose translation MSKIKDLFNSDIRTSYLKESWKEEDWYESLAGRPGIEQKIPYFKKGETSSLKVAVLSR comes from the coding sequence ATGAGCAAAATTAAGGATCTGTTTAATTCAGACATTCGCACTAGTTATTTAAAAGAAAGCTGGAAAGAGGAAGACTGGTATGAGTCTCTCGCCGGCAGACCTGGCATTGAACAAAAAATCCCGTACTTTAAGAAAGGTGAAACTTCTTCATTAAAGGTGGCGGTTCTTAGCAGATGA
- the purF gene encoding amidophosphoribosyltransferase encodes MSSIPNTSSLRTLVRDDKPKEECAIFGIFNSPEAANFTYLGLYSMQHRGQESSGIVSSDGEHLYRYAGMGLVANIFTEGKIRELTGNAAIGHNRYSTTGASFLRNAQPLRVESHLGPIALAHNGNLVNSWEVRSQLEKEGSIFQTTIDSEVIVHLMARSGETDLLSALSSALKKVRGAYSLVVLTKNQLIAVRDPNGFRPLVMGRRDDGSIVFASETCAFDITDTTYERDVEPGEMIVVDRTGTRSFYPFPPAKPALCIFEYIYFARPDSNIFGESVYKVRKALGNQLAQELPVEADVVIPVPDSANIAALGYSEASGIPFQSGLIRSHYVGRTFIEPDQKIRDFGAKIKYNVVKNVVDGKRVVIVDDSIMRGTTSRKIIKMIRNAGATEIHLRVSAPPTVSPCYYGIDIPTHKELIAATHTIEEIRKYLRVDSIAYLSVDSMHKAVNDHRGGGFCNACFTSDYPVEFQSDMGNQKSLFKEYEVEERV; translated from the coding sequence ATGAGTTCGATTCCCAATACGTCCAGTCTACGGACCCTAGTCCGAGATGACAAACCAAAAGAAGAATGTGCGATCTTTGGGATTTTTAATTCTCCCGAAGCGGCCAATTTCACTTACCTCGGCTTGTATTCAATGCAGCATAGAGGCCAAGAATCGAGCGGGATCGTTTCCTCCGATGGAGAACATCTCTACCGCTATGCCGGTATGGGACTCGTAGCCAATATTTTTACCGAGGGCAAGATCCGGGAGCTAACCGGAAACGCTGCCATTGGGCATAATCGTTATTCTACCACTGGTGCGAGCTTCTTAAGGAACGCTCAACCTCTCAGAGTTGAGTCCCATTTAGGGCCGATCGCTCTGGCTCATAATGGAAACCTGGTAAATTCCTGGGAAGTTCGTTCCCAATTGGAAAAAGAAGGTTCCATTTTCCAAACTACAATCGATTCAGAAGTAATCGTCCACTTGATGGCTCGTTCCGGAGAGACAGATCTACTTTCTGCACTTTCTTCTGCCCTGAAAAAAGTGAGAGGGGCATATTCCCTTGTAGTTCTTACTAAAAACCAATTGATCGCAGTTCGTGACCCGAACGGTTTCCGTCCTTTGGTTATGGGAAGAAGGGACGACGGATCCATCGTATTCGCATCCGAAACCTGCGCATTCGATATCACCGATACTACCTACGAAAGAGATGTGGAGCCAGGTGAGATGATCGTTGTGGATAGAACTGGAACCCGCTCCTTCTATCCTTTCCCTCCCGCAAAACCTGCTCTTTGTATTTTCGAATACATTTATTTCGCAAGACCTGATTCCAATATTTTTGGTGAGTCTGTTTACAAAGTCCGTAAGGCTCTTGGAAACCAACTTGCTCAAGAACTTCCTGTAGAAGCGGATGTTGTGATCCCAGTTCCTGACTCTGCAAACATCGCAGCACTTGGATATTCAGAAGCTTCCGGAATTCCTTTCCAATCAGGATTGATCCGTTCTCATTATGTTGGTAGAACTTTCATCGAACCGGACCAAAAGATCCGGGATTTCGGTGCTAAGATCAAATACAATGTAGTAAAGAATGTAGTGGATGGAAAACGTGTTGTGATCGTGGACGATTCCATTATGAGAGGAACCACTAGCCGTAAGATCATCAAAATGATCCGAAACGCTGGTGCTACCGAGATCCATCTAAGAGTTTCCGCTCCTCCTACTGTTTCTCCTTGTTATTACGGGATAGACATTCCCACCCATAAAGAATTGATCGCTGCTACTCATACGATCGAAGAAATCAGAAAGTATTTGAGAGTGGATTCCATTGCATATCTTTCAGTGGATTCTATGCACAAAGCGGTGAATGATCATAGGGGCGGTGGTTTCTGTAACGCTTGTTTTACCTCGGATTATCCTGTGGAATTCCAAAGCGATATGGGAAATCAAAAGAGTTTATTCAAAGAATACGAGGTAGAAGAAAGGGTCTAA
- a CDS encoding RNA polymerase sigma factor: MKPEEPILCDPEDWANIQKVLTGDFESFEQLVLKYEAMVYSQAKKAFRNEAEAEDFTQDVFLKAFEGLSTFRGKSKFSTWVFSIARNEIIRRYRKEHPEIDAPIDTLSSEKLGDNFSSQESEVLEKETTEKIRSLVDKLPELYRKPISLHYFENMSYKDISENLNLKMNTLKSYIFRGKEILRDWLKKEDEHGKR, encoded by the coding sequence ATGAAACCGGAAGAACCAATCCTATGCGATCCGGAGGATTGGGCCAATATTCAAAAAGTTCTAACCGGAGATTTCGAATCATTCGAACAACTCGTATTGAAGTACGAGGCAATGGTTTATTCCCAGGCAAAAAAAGCGTTCCGCAACGAAGCGGAAGCAGAGGACTTTACTCAAGATGTTTTTCTAAAAGCATTCGAAGGATTATCCACATTCAGAGGAAAGTCCAAATTCTCAACTTGGGTCTTCTCCATAGCAAGAAATGAGATCATACGCAGATATCGTAAAGAACACCCTGAGATAGATGCTCCCATAGATACCTTGTCCAGCGAGAAGTTGGGAGATAATTTCTCCTCTCAAGAATCCGAAGTATTAGAAAAAGAAACCACCGAAAAGATCAGATCCCTGGTAGATAAGTTACCCGAACTCTATCGGAAACCTATATCGTTACACTACTTCGAAAATATGTCCTATAAAGATATCTCCGAAAATTTAAACTTGAAAATGAATACCTTAAAGAGTTATATTTTTCGAGGGAAAGAAATCTTACGCGATTGGCTGAAAAAAGAAGATGAGCACGGAAAAAGATAA
- a CDS encoding ribonuclease D: protein MQIQSDYIVVDNVRSLQLALITLSQSDCLSIDTESSGYYTYYSKVCLIQISSKGKNYIFDPIRLDDLTGLGPLFENPNILKIFHSASDDIKALKRDFGFKFINIADTMFSSRLLDLEQNSLLYLVEHYHKVKLSKKEQKSNWEKRPLEKSQLQYAALDTVYLESIWTKMSEELGKRRLLDEAVSEFAKIAEEEPEPFEGFSINLEKFPNVLELGSDERRALHDTLGFRDEKAKKLNKAPFRVWNNDKVLELVKSRGELNKLVDIIGKKDAENLYQVYKNPSGPPIQKNDLFKRSTEDLAGEEADRFKRLRQWRETIMSIRRMGHNLMPSNKNIAEIAKRNPKSIEELKELGIFSNWKVENYGPSIIAAMQSKPYETTLSGLIPIKKKFD from the coding sequence ATGCAAATACAATCCGATTATATTGTCGTAGACAACGTCCGAAGCTTACAGTTGGCATTGATTACTCTCTCTCAATCCGATTGCCTCTCTATTGATACGGAATCCAGCGGTTATTACACCTACTATTCCAAAGTTTGTCTCATCCAAATATCCTCTAAGGGTAAAAATTATATCTTTGACCCTATTCGTTTGGACGATCTCACAGGATTAGGTCCTCTATTCGAGAATCCTAACATTTTAAAAATATTTCATTCCGCTTCGGACGATATCAAAGCTCTGAAAAGAGACTTCGGATTCAAGTTTATCAACATCGCAGATACAATGTTCAGCTCTCGTTTATTAGACTTAGAACAGAACTCTTTGTTGTATCTTGTGGAACATTACCACAAGGTCAAACTTTCGAAGAAGGAGCAAAAATCCAACTGGGAAAAGCGCCCTCTAGAAAAAAGTCAGCTCCAATATGCTGCACTCGATACAGTGTATCTGGAATCCATTTGGACTAAAATGAGTGAGGAACTCGGAAAACGTAGATTGTTAGACGAAGCGGTTTCTGAGTTCGCAAAAATTGCAGAGGAAGAGCCTGAACCTTTCGAAGGATTTTCCATCAATTTGGAAAAATTTCCAAATGTTCTAGAATTGGGTTCTGACGAAAGAAGGGCACTTCACGATACCCTAGGCTTCCGAGACGAAAAAGCAAAGAAGTTGAACAAGGCACCATTCAGAGTCTGGAATAATGACAAAGTTTTGGAATTAGTTAAGTCTCGTGGAGAGTTGAATAAACTCGTAGACATCATAGGCAAAAAAGATGCCGAAAATTTATATCAAGTTTATAAGAACCCGAGCGGACCTCCTATCCAAAAAAATGATCTATTTAAACGATCTACTGAAGATTTGGCTGGGGAAGAAGCAGACAGATTTAAAAGATTAAGGCAATGGAGAGAAACAATCATGTCCATTCGCCGGATGGGTCATAACTTAATGCCGTCTAATAAGAATATCGCGGAGATTGCAAAAAGAAATCCTAAATCTATCGAAGAGTTAAAAGAGCTAGGAATCTTTTCAAATTGGAAGGTAGAAAATTACGGACCTTCAATTATAGCAGCAATGCAATCTAAACCTTACGAGACCACCTTGTCCGGTTTGATCCCGATCAAAAAGAAATTTGATTAG